Below is a window of Geomonas oryzisoli DNA.
GTAGTCGGCTTTGCGCGGATCGTTGCCTCGCCTCGAAATGTCTGGCTCATGTTGCATGGCAACGGCGGCCAGGCCAGCGACCGCGCCTACGCGCTCCCCTCGTTTGCCGCCGAAGACAGCGTCTATATCCTGGAATACCCGGGGTACGGCCGGCGCCCCGGTACGCCTTCCAAAGAGGCGCTGAACCGTGCGGCGCAGCAGGGGTACCAGCTGCTGCGGCAGCAGTATCCGGCGACGCCGGTATGCGTCGTTGGCGAGTCCCTGGGGAGCGGCCCCGCCTGTTCCCTGGCCGCCATGGTTCCGCCGCCGGACAAGATCGTGCTGGTGGCACCGTTCGACAAACTGCACCGGGTGGCGCAGTACCACTACTGGTTCCTGCCGGTGCGCCTGCTCCTTTCCGACGATTGGGACAACATCAAGGCACTCAAGGGGTATTGGGGCAGGGTGGAGATCTTCGGCGCCAGAGAGGACGAGGTGATTCCGGAGAAGTTCGCCAAAAGCTTAGCCGACAGCAGGCCGGGCACAATGTTCCGGGAGATCGAAGGTGGGCACAACGACTGGTCGACGCCGGGGCGGGTGAGCATCAGGAACCCATAGAACCTGGAGTCATTAACGCAAAGACGCAAAGGCGCAGAGGCGCAAAGAAAGGCTTTGAGGGGTGAAAACCTCTACGACTTTCTCTGCGGCTTAGCGCCTTTGCGTCTTTGCGTCTTTGCGTCTTTGCGTGAGTTTTTCCAGGGGTAAAGGAAGGGCGCTGCCGATTTCGGCAGCGCCCTTTTCGCATCAGGCGATCCTGGTGAACTTGTCTTTCGGCACCAGACACACCTCGCACTTGTCGGGCGCCTCGTCGTAGACCGTGTTGCCGCAAACTTCGCAGACGTAGATGGGGCGGTCGGCGAGATCGACGCCGTTTTGCACCGCTGCCAGGGCCTGCTGGTACAGGTCATGATGGACTTCCTCCACCGCCAGGGCGAACTTGAAGGAGTTCTCCGCGGCACGGTGCCCCTCCTGTTTCGCCTGCTCGAGGAAGGGGGGGTACATCTTCTGGAACTCGAACCCTTCTCCCTCGATGGCTTCTTTCAGGTTGTCGACGGTGCTCTTGATCCCGTCCATGGCGCGCAGATGCGCGTGGGCATGAACCGTCTCGGCATGTGCCGCAGCGCGGAACAGCTTCGCTACCTGCGGCAGCCCCTCCGCCTCGGCCTTCTTGGCAAATGCAAGGTATTTACGGTTGGCTTGGCTCTCTCCGGCAAACGCCTCGGCAAGGTTATCCCTGGTAGACATCTCTTCCTCCTCGTTATGTGAAAATGTGCAGTTGAATATAACGAGGCATCTGTCCCAGTCAAGGCGGGTAGCACATTATATTTATCTGATATGTATACCTTTTTTGGCTATAGCAGGCGAGGGGTCAGTGTTCTTGACATTAACATATGCCAATGTACTCTTCGTGGGTGTCGCCGAAAGAGTGTCGGTAGCGCTTTCGGCGGCACCAGAGAGGGGCGGCATGGCGCGAGAGATTACCACTCTTCAGGAGATGCTGGACCGGATCGGAGATTCAGCGGACGACACGGGGCGCGTTTCTTTGGGGAAAATAGTGGAGTCGGTGGGGAACAGGTCCTTCGGGCCGCTGCTGCTCATGGTGGGGATCATCGCCGCTTCACCCTTGAGCGGCATGCCGGGCGTGCCGACCGCCACCGGGGTCCTGATCCTGTTGATCGCGGCGCAGCTTTTCTTCCGTAGGGACCATTTCTGGCTCCCAAAGTGGTTGCTGCGACGCTCTCTGGCCCAGGAGAAGGTCCATAAGGCGGTCAGGTGGCTGCGTCCCGCGGCGCGGTTCATCGACCGGGTGTTGCGCCCACGCATGCCCGCGTTAATCCGGGGGGGGAGCATCTACCTGATCTCGTTCGCCTGCGCGTCCATCGCGGTCGTCATGCCGGTCATGGAACTGGTCCCGTTCTCGGCGCACGGCGCGGGGCTCGCGCTGACGGCGTTCGGGCTGGCCCTGATCTCGCGCGACGGGCTCCTGGCGCTGATCGCGTTCACGGTGACAGCAGTCAGTTTTGCCCTGGTGATCTACCAGTTCAGCTGAAACGCAAAGGCTAGGGGAGGTACTCCTTGCGCACCGGGGAGAACACCTCGATGGCCACAGAATCTTCAAGTATTTCTGCGTTGTGCTCAGCGCCACCCGCGATGCACCAGCTGTCCCCCGGCAGCACCTCCTGTTTGTTCTCACCGATGCTGAGCCTGATCCGGCCGCTTACCAGATAACCCGTCTGTTCGTGCGGGTGGCTGTGCACCGGCAGCAGCGCCCCCTTATCCAGCAGGAATTCCACCATCAGCGTTTTCTCCCCGTGTACCAGGGTCTTCTGGCGGATCCCCGGGAGTACCTGCCGGTAACCCGCATCGCTTTTCCTTTCGAACATGCACTTCTCCTTTTGGTTCATTCCCCCTCCACAGCTTGCGGCTTCACTCACCCCCCGGCCCCCTCCCGTCAAGGGAGGGGGGGGCGCAATCGTTGTCCCGCTTACGCGCCTTCGAGCGCGCCGGTCTGGCGCAGCGCCTCGTAGAGTACGATCCCCGCGGAGGTGGAGAGGTTCAGGCTGCGCACCTTCCCGATGATCGGGATGCGCACCGCGGTCTCCGGGTTGGCCTCGATGAGCTCCTCAGGGAGCCCTTTGGTTTCCTTGCCGAAAACGATGAAGTCGCCGGGGCGGAAGCCGAACTCAAGGTAGCTTTTGGGGGCCTTCTTGCTGGTGTAGATGAACCGCCCTTCGGGGAAGGCACGTTGCAGGGACTCCAGGTCGTCCCAGTAGCGGATGTCGACTTCGCTCCAGTAGTCCAGCCCGGCGCGCTTTAGGTAGCGGTCGTCGGTGGAGAAGCCGAGTTTGCCGACCAGGTGCAGGACGGTGCCGGTGGCGCCGCAAAGCCGGGCGATGTTGCCAGTGTTGGGGGGAATCTCGGGTTCCACCAGCACTATGTGAAAAGGTTGTTGCAAGGACATCGTTGACCTCGTGAAGGCGGTTTTTCGGGAAGCGAAAAAGACCTCTGTCAGAGAAAAAAATGGCACTGGATGAGGCCGATTTGGGCCTCGAAAAAGAGCTTCCGAGGCTGGTGATATTTGTAGCTCAAAGCAAAAAATAAGGCAAAGATAAACGGCTAAAAGTGAGTAACGGCGGGGGGTTGTCTGAAGGGTGGGCTCTGTAAGCTTGCAATTTATCGACAGATAGTCTATAATCCTTCCCTCACACACCTACCGGAGGCAACTTTGGATACGCCTGACAACAGTGGTCACTTCGGCCGTTTCGGCGGCAGATACGTCTCGGAAACGCTCATGCCGGCGCTGCTCGAACTCGAGAAAGCCTACAACCATTTTCGCAACGAAAAGGGGTTTCAGGAGGAGTTCGCCTACTACCTGCGCCAGTACGTCGGGCGTCCCAACCCGCTCTATTTCGCCGAGAAACTGAGTCGGAAAATGGGGGGCGCGAAGATCTATCTGAAGCGCGAGGACCTGAACCACACCGGCGCGCACAAGGTGAACAACACCATCGGCCAGGCGCTGCTCGCCAAGCGGATGGGCAAGAAAAAGGTGATCGCCGAGACCGGCGCCGGCCAGCACGGTGTGGCGACGGCGACCGTCGCGGCGCTGTTCGGGATGGAGTGCGAGGTGTTCATGGGCGAGGAGGATATCCGTCGCCAGTCCCTGAACGTGTTCCGCATGAAGCTTCTGGGCGCCAAGGTCAACCCGGTCAGTTCCGGCACCGCGACCCTGAAGGACGCCATGAACGAGGCAATGCGCCAGTGGGTGACCAACGTGGAGGATACCTTCTACATCATAGGCACCGTCGCAGGCCCCCATCCCTACCCGGTCATGGTGCGCGACTTCCAGGCCATCATCGGCCAGGAGGCGAGGGCGCAGCACCTGGAGGCCGAGGGGAGGCTCCCCGACTACCTGGTCGCCGCGGTCGGCGGAGGAAGCAACGCCATCGGGCTGTTCCATCCTTTCGTCAACGATGAGTCGGTGCAGATGATCGGCGTCGAGGCTGCCGGCTACGGTATCGACAGCGGCAAGCATGCCGCACCGCTTTCCGCCGGCACCGTCGGCGTGCTGCACGGCAACAAAACGTACCTTCTGCAGGACGAGTTCGGTCAGATCGCCCATGCCCATTCCATTTCCGCCGGACTGGACTACCCGGGCGTGGGACCGGAGCACTCGTACCTGAAGGAGATCGGACGGGCCAGCTACGTCTCCGTCACCGATGACGAGGCCCTGGACGCGTTCCAGGTGTTGACCCGTGAAGAGGGGATCATCCCCGCACTGGAGTCTTCCCACGCAGTGGCCCATGCGCTGCGTCTGGCTCCGACACTTTCCGCCAATGAGAGCATCGTCGTCTGTCTGTCGGGCAGGGGCGATAAGGACATCCATACCGTGGCTGATGTTATGGGGGTGCAGCTTTAATATAGAAAATTCGAGGCTTTAGTGGGGGAGCTCCGCTGGGCGGGGCTCCCTTTTTATTCGGTGAGATTGTTAAAATCTAATGTGCGGGTTGCAATGTTAGTCGGATTTGATTACACTAATAACCTCAGATTGGCGACGAGCCAATGTGATTCCAATGAAAGGAGATGATTGGCGCGGGCTTCACTACCGACATTTAGTATCTCTACCTAAAGCCGGCAAAAGCCATTCAACAACGATTTATGAAACGAAAAATTGTAGTGCTGGTCGCGGTGCTCATGATGACGGCATCGTGCGACCAGTCCCACCTGCAGCAGGCGCAGGTCCCGGTGACTCCCTCGGTGTCGGAGTCGGACCGGGCGCTGCTCACCTGGGCGGAGGGGAGCGAGAAGCAGGGTGAGAAATCTCCCGCCTCGGCCCCCGTCGTGCAGATGGATCTGCCCAAGGCGGCAGAGCTGGACGGGAGGAAGAAACTGGTTCCCGCCATTTACGCCACGTTTGCCCGCCGGACTACACCGGCCCGGGCCAAGTGGCTCGCCGAGATCTGCTACGAGAAAACGGAGGGAACGAAATTCACGCCGCTGGACCTGGCTGAGATAGCTCTGGCGGAAACAGGCGGACACAAGCTCTCATCGAGAGCGGTATCCCCCAAGGGTGCTCTGGGGGTCTGGCAGTTGATGCCGGAGCGGGCGGAAAGCCATGGCTACACGCCGCAGGACATGTGGGACGACGAGAAGTGCGCGGAAGCGGCCGTGAAGGAACTGTACGAGAAGCTGGACATGGCCAAGG
It encodes the following:
- a CDS encoding cupin domain-containing protein, whose amino-acid sequence is MFERKSDAGYRQVLPGIRQKTLVHGEKTLMVEFLLDKGALLPVHSHPHEQTGYLVSGRIRLSIGENKQEVLPGDSWCIAGGAEHNAEILEDSVAIEVFSPVRKEYLP
- a CDS encoding transglycosylase SLT domain-containing protein, with the translated sequence MKRKIVVLVAVLMMTASCDQSHLQQAQVPVTPSVSESDRALLTWAEGSEKQGEKSPASAPVVQMDLPKAAELDGRKKLVPAIYATFARRTTPARAKWLAEICYEKTEGTKFTPLDLAEIALAETGGHKLSSRAVSPKGALGVWQLMPERAESHGYTPQDMWDDEKCAEAAVKELYEKLDMAKGNMGRAKRLYCGTGPAARAYDKIRKRFRTEILREMQRGMLMQQVAVNG
- a CDS encoding exopolysaccharide biosynthesis protein; this encodes MAREITTLQEMLDRIGDSADDTGRVSLGKIVESVGNRSFGPLLLMVGIIAASPLSGMPGVPTATGVLILLIAAQLFFRRDHFWLPKWLLRRSLAQEKVHKAVRWLRPAARFIDRVLRPRMPALIRGGSIYLISFACASIAVVMPVMELVPFSAHGAGLALTAFGLALISRDGLLALIAFTVTAVSFALVIYQFS
- a CDS encoding tRNA (cytidine(34)-2'-O)-methyltransferase, whose amino-acid sequence is MSLQQPFHIVLVEPEIPPNTGNIARLCGATGTVLHLVGKLGFSTDDRYLKRAGLDYWSEVDIRYWDDLESLQRAFPEGRFIYTSKKAPKSYLEFGFRPGDFIVFGKETKGLPEELIEANPETAVRIPIIGKVRSLNLSTSAGIVLYEALRQTGALEGA
- a CDS encoding alpha/beta hydrolase, producing the protein MSRLRLLLLVCLAALVMSAAAWQRQLLYFPTHHDRSNGLTPWRDGGEVVGFARIVASPRNVWLMLHGNGGQASDRAYALPSFAAEDSVYILEYPGYGRRPGTPSKEALNRAAQQGYQLLRQQYPATPVCVVGESLGSGPACSLAAMVPPPDKIVLVAPFDKLHRVAQYHYWFLPVRLLLSDDWDNIKALKGYWGRVEIFGAREDEVIPEKFAKSLADSRPGTMFREIEGGHNDWSTPGRVSIRNP
- the trpB gene encoding tryptophan synthase subunit beta; its protein translation is MDTPDNSGHFGRFGGRYVSETLMPALLELEKAYNHFRNEKGFQEEFAYYLRQYVGRPNPLYFAEKLSRKMGGAKIYLKREDLNHTGAHKVNNTIGQALLAKRMGKKKVIAETGAGQHGVATATVAALFGMECEVFMGEEDIRRQSLNVFRMKLLGAKVNPVSSGTATLKDAMNEAMRQWVTNVEDTFYIIGTVAGPHPYPVMVRDFQAIIGQEARAQHLEAEGRLPDYLVAAVGGGSNAIGLFHPFVNDESVQMIGVEAAGYGIDSGKHAAPLSAGTVGVLHGNKTYLLQDEFGQIAHAHSISAGLDYPGVGPEHSYLKEIGRASYVSVTDDEALDAFQVLTREEGIIPALESSHAVAHALRLAPTLSANESIVVCLSGRGDKDIHTVADVMGVQL
- a CDS encoding rubrerythrin family protein, with product MSTRDNLAEAFAGESQANRKYLAFAKKAEAEGLPQVAKLFRAAAHAETVHAHAHLRAMDGIKSTVDNLKEAIEGEGFEFQKMYPPFLEQAKQEGHRAAENSFKFALAVEEVHHDLYQQALAAVQNGVDLADRPIYVCEVCGNTVYDEAPDKCEVCLVPKDKFTRIA